One Phocaeicola dorei genomic region harbors:
- a CDS encoding dihydrodipicolinate synthase family protein, which produces MENTLKKPMTGIIPPLVTPLLDNDKLDIDGLERLIERLIKGGVHGLFILGTTGEAQSISYRLRHEMIKETCRINAGRLPVLVCISDTSIVESIHLAHVGAECGASAVVSAPPYYFAPGQPELAEFYEDLIPQLPLPIFLYNMPSHTKVNFAPATIQRIARNPQVVGFKDSSANAVYFQSVMYAMKDRPDFAMLVGPEEITAECVLLGGHGGINGGANMFPELYVDLYNAALARDMETVSRLQPLVMQISSSIYTVGQHGSSYLKGLKCALSLLGVCDDFVAAPFHRFNAPEREKIRKALEALPFCPELKP; this is translated from the coding sequence ATGGAAAACACATTAAAAAAGCCTATGACAGGCATTATTCCTCCTTTAGTGACTCCGTTACTGGATAATGACAAACTGGATATTGACGGTTTGGAAAGATTGATAGAACGACTGATAAAAGGAGGAGTGCACGGATTATTTATACTGGGTACCACTGGAGAGGCGCAGAGCATCAGTTACCGGCTCCGCCATGAAATGATAAAGGAAACTTGCCGTATCAATGCCGGAAGACTTCCGGTTCTGGTTTGTATTTCCGATACATCAATTGTAGAAAGTATTCATCTGGCACATGTGGGGGCCGAGTGTGGTGCTTCAGCCGTAGTTTCCGCTCCCCCTTACTATTTTGCTCCGGGGCAGCCTGAACTGGCCGAATTTTATGAAGACCTTATCCCTCAGTTGCCGTTGCCTATCTTCTTATATAATATGCCGTCGCATACAAAAGTGAATTTTGCTCCGGCTACGATACAGCGCATTGCCCGTAACCCTCAGGTAGTGGGATTCAAGGATAGTTCGGCCAATGCCGTTTATTTCCAGTCCGTGATGTATGCCATGAAGGACCGACCGGATTTCGCCATGCTGGTGGGACCGGAGGAAATTACGGCCGAGTGTGTGTTACTGGGTGGACACGGAGGTATCAATGGAGGTGCCAATATGTTTCCGGAATTGTATGTAGACCTGTATAATGCCGCCTTGGCACGTGACATGGAAACGGTGAGCCGTCTTCAACCCCTGGTGATGCAGATAAGCAGCAGTATTTATACTGTGGGCCAGCATGGTTCCAGTTATCTGAAGGGATTGAAATGCGCGTTGTCTTTATTGGGCGTTTGTGATGATTTTGTTGCGGCTCCTTTCCATCGCTTCAATGCTCCGGAACGCGAGAAGATACGCAAGGCGTTGGAGGCACTCCCTTTTTGTCCGGAGTTGAAACCTTAA
- a CDS encoding sodium:solute symporter translates to MHIIDIIVFLLFTGGVVAFGCSFFKKKGTSEEFTSAGRSLPGWVVGMSIFATYVSSISYLGYPGKAFSGDWNAFVFSLSIPIASYFAARYFVPFYRSQDSISAYSFLENRFGPWARIYASSCYLLTQIARTGSILYLLALPMNVLLGWNIQTIIIVTSVAIVLYSMLGGMKAVIWTEAIQGIILIGGALVCMFILLFDMPEGPAQTFSIAMEDGKFSLGSFGSSLSESTFWVCLIYGVFTNLQNYGIDQSYVQRYHTAKNEKEAKFSALFGGYLFIPVSAVFFMIGTGLYAFYKVHPGVLPDGVGADYVFPFFIVNELPVGLTGLLIASIFAAGMSTIATSVTSSSTIILTDYYQRFRKHAGNRERMLVLKLSSVGVGVAGILVAFAFMSVQSALDAWWALASIFSGGMLGLFLLGYISRKARNFDAVLGVVCGVILVCWIVISPFVHANLAIVFGTLLIFLVGFLSANLFNKRRCK, encoded by the coding sequence ATGCATATCATTGATATAATCGTCTTTTTGCTGTTTACCGGCGGAGTCGTGGCCTTCGGTTGTTCTTTCTTTAAGAAGAAAGGTACTTCCGAGGAGTTCACTTCTGCCGGCAGAAGCTTGCCCGGCTGGGTGGTGGGGATGTCCATCTTTGCCACGTATGTCAGCAGTATCAGTTATTTGGGATATCCGGGAAAGGCTTTTTCGGGAGATTGGAATGCGTTTGTATTCAGCCTGTCTATCCCTATAGCTTCTTATTTTGCGGCTCGTTACTTCGTGCCTTTTTACCGAAGCCAGGACAGTATATCGGCTTATAGTTTCCTGGAAAACCGCTTCGGCCCTTGGGCTCGTATATATGCCTCGTCCTGTTATCTGCTCACCCAGATTGCACGTACAGGCTCTATTCTGTATTTGTTGGCATTGCCCATGAATGTATTGTTGGGATGGAATATCCAGACCATCATTATTGTGACCAGTGTGGCTATTGTACTTTATTCCATGCTGGGCGGCATGAAAGCTGTCATTTGGACAGAGGCCATACAGGGGATTATTCTGATTGGCGGTGCGCTGGTATGTATGTTTATCTTGCTTTTTGACATGCCCGAAGGTCCGGCACAGACTTTCTCCATCGCCATGGAAGATGGAAAATTCAGCTTGGGAAGTTTTGGAAGCAGTTTAAGTGAGTCCACTTTTTGGGTGTGCCTGATTTATGGCGTATTTACCAATTTGCAGAACTATGGTATAGACCAGAGTTATGTGCAACGTTATCATACGGCGAAGAATGAGAAGGAGGCTAAGTTCTCGGCCTTGTTCGGAGGATATTTGTTTATTCCCGTTTCGGCTGTCTTCTTTATGATAGGGACCGGGCTGTATGCGTTCTATAAAGTGCATCCGGGGGTCTTGCCCGACGGAGTGGGGGCGGATTATGTCTTTCCGTTCTTTATAGTCAATGAGTTGCCGGTGGGGTTGACAGGCCTGCTGATTGCTTCTATCTTTGCCGCAGGTATGAGTACCATTGCGACCAGTGTCACTAGTTCGTCTACCATCATTCTGACGGATTATTACCAGCGTTTCCGCAAACATGCCGGAAACAGGGAACGGATGTTGGTGCTGAAACTCTCTAGTGTGGGAGTAGGAGTGGCAGGAATTCTGGTGGCCTTTGCCTTTATGAGTGTGCAAAGTGCGCTAGATGCTTGGTGGGCGTTGGCGTCTATTTTCAGCGGAGGCATGTTGGGACTGTTTCTACTGGGGTATATTTCGAGGAAGGCACGTAATTTTGATGCGGTACTGGGAGTCGTTTGTGGGGTAATTCTGGTTTGTTGGATTGTGATATCCCCTTTTGTACATGCTAATCTGGCTATCGTATTCGGAACGTTGCTGATATTTTTGGTGGGATTCCTGAGTGCTAATTTGTTTAATAAGAGAAGGTGTAAGTAG
- a CDS encoding NAD(P)H-dependent flavin oxidoreductase, translating into MNRICNLFGIKYPIIQGGMVWCSGWRLASAVSNAGGLGLIGAGSMHPETLREHIRKCKAATDKPFGVNIPLMYPEIDILINMVIEEGVRIVFTSAGNPKTWTEHLHEHGIIVAHVVASTKFAAKCEEAGVDAIVAEGFEAGGHNGREETTTLCLIPAVRQITTVPLMAAGGIGSGESILAAMALGADGVQIGTRFALTEESSAHFTFKDRCLRLNEGDTQLTLKQLSPVRLVKNDFFKQVEEAESRGATTDELRTLLGKGRAKKGIFEGDLFEGELEIGQVASCIHKLQTVDEVMKELVEDFNAALNRVNELQRLI; encoded by the coding sequence ATGAACAGAATTTGCAACCTTTTTGGAATAAAGTATCCCATCATACAGGGAGGAATGGTATGGTGTAGCGGTTGGAGACTGGCCTCCGCAGTAAGTAATGCCGGAGGGCTGGGACTGATAGGAGCAGGCTCCATGCATCCCGAAACCTTGCGCGAGCACATACGGAAATGCAAAGCGGCGACAGACAAGCCTTTCGGAGTAAACATTCCGCTGATGTATCCCGAAATAGACATCCTTATCAATATGGTAATAGAAGAGGGTGTGAGAATCGTCTTCACCTCTGCCGGAAATCCAAAGACTTGGACAGAACACCTGCATGAGCACGGCATCATTGTGGCCCATGTAGTGGCAAGCACCAAGTTTGCCGCCAAATGCGAAGAAGCAGGCGTAGACGCCATCGTAGCCGAAGGATTCGAAGCAGGAGGACATAACGGACGGGAGGAAACGACCACCCTATGTCTTATTCCAGCCGTCAGACAGATTACCACTGTGCCGTTGATGGCTGCCGGAGGTATCGGATCGGGAGAAAGTATACTAGCCGCTATGGCATTGGGGGCCGACGGAGTGCAGATAGGCACGCGCTTCGCATTAACCGAAGAGAGTTCCGCTCATTTCACATTCAAAGACCGATGCCTGCGACTGAACGAAGGAGATACCCAACTGACATTGAAACAGCTCTCTCCCGTCCGGCTGGTCAAAAATGATTTCTTCAAACAAGTGGAAGAAGCGGAAAGCCGTGGCGCGACAACGGATGAACTACGCACTTTGTTAGGAAAAGGACGTGCAAAAAAGGGAATCTTTGAAGGAGATTTATTCGAAGGGGAACTGGAAATAGGACAAGTCGCATCCTGCATACATAAATTACAGACGGTGGATGAAGTGATGAAAGAACTGGTGGAAGATTTCAATGCCGCATTAAACAGGGTCAATGAGTTGCAAAGACTTATCTGA
- a CDS encoding anaerobic C4-dicarboxylate transporter family protein: MLLQLLFVLVAIIVGARLGGIGLGVMGGVGLAILTFVFGLQPTAPPIDVMLMIVAVISAASCMQAAGGLDYMVKLAERLLRRNPSQVTILSPLVTYLFTFVAGTGHVAYSVLPVIAEVATETKIRPERPLGIAVIASQQAITASPISAATVALLGLLTGFDITLFDILKITIPATLIGVLVGAFLSKKVGKELLEDPEYLRRLEAGMIDTKHVELNDVKNMFHARISVIIFIAATLLIVLFGSIPAMRPVFNGAALDMPSIIEILMLCAAAIILIISRTDGIKATQGSVFPAGMQAVIAIFGIAWMGDTFINGNITELTGSIEGIVRQMPWLFGLALFVMSILLYSQAATVRAIVPLGIALGISPMMLIALFPAVNGYFFIPNYPTVVAAINFDRTGTTGIGKWILNHSFMMPGMVATLVSIVVGLLLIQVF; the protein is encoded by the coding sequence ATGTTATTGCAATTGCTATTTGTACTTGTCGCTATTATTGTAGGTGCCCGTTTGGGAGGTATCGGATTGGGAGTGATGGGAGGTGTAGGCCTTGCCATATTGACTTTTGTCTTCGGACTTCAGCCTACCGCTCCCCCTATTGATGTGATGTTGATGATTGTCGCCGTTATCTCTGCCGCCTCTTGTATGCAGGCTGCCGGCGGACTGGACTATATGGTGAAGTTGGCGGAACGGCTGTTGCGCCGTAACCCTTCGCAGGTGACTATCCTGAGCCCGTTGGTTACTTATCTGTTTACTTTTGTCGCAGGTACAGGGCATGTGGCCTACTCTGTGCTTCCTGTCATAGCCGAGGTAGCTACGGAAACTAAAATTCGTCCTGAGCGTCCTTTAGGCATTGCCGTTATCGCCTCGCAACAGGCTATTACCGCCAGCCCTATCTCTGCCGCTACCGTAGCGTTGCTGGGCCTGCTGACAGGATTTGACATTACTTTGTTTGATATTCTGAAGATTACCATTCCTGCTACATTAATCGGTGTGCTGGTCGGTGCTTTCCTTTCAAAAAAGGTCGGCAAGGAGTTGTTGGAAGATCCTGAATACCTGCGCCGTCTGGAAGCCGGAATGATTGATACAAAACATGTGGAACTGAACGATGTGAAGAATATGTTTCACGCTCGCATCTCGGTGATTATCTTTATTGCTGCCACACTGCTGATTGTATTATTCGGCTCTATCCCTGCTATGCGTCCTGTGTTCAACGGTGCGGCTTTGGATATGCCTTCTATTATTGAGATCTTGATGTTGTGTGCGGCAGCTATTATTCTTATCATTTCACGTACGGATGGAATCAAGGCTACACAAGGCAGCGTGTTTCCTGCCGGAATGCAGGCGGTAATCGCTATTTTTGGTATTGCATGGATGGGGGATACGTTCATCAATGGAAACATTACGGAACTGACAGGTTCTATTGAAGGGATTGTGCGTCAAATGCCCTGGCTGTTCGGTCTGGCATTGTTTGTCATGTCTATTTTACTTTATAGCCAGGCTGCTACGGTGCGTGCTATTGTACCGTTAGGAATAGCACTGGGTATTTCTCCGATGATGCTGATTGCTTTGTTCCCTGCCGTCAACGGATATTTCTTTATCCCTAATTATCCTACGGTGGTGGCAGCCATCAACTTTGACCGTACAGGAACAACGGGTATTGGAAAATGGATTCTGAACCATTCGTTTATGATGCCCGGAATGGTGGCTACCCTTGTTTCTATTGTGGTAGGCCTGCTGCTGATACAGGTATTCTAG
- the ansB gene encoding L-asparaginase 2: MNGLRKLSLMAAMLVCTTLAAVAQKPNIHILATGGTIAGTGASATKTNYTAGQVAISTLLEAVPEVNKIANVTGEQIVKIGSQDMNDAVWLTLAKRINELFSRGDVDGIVITHGTDTMEETAFFLNLTVKSDKPVVLVGAMRPSTAMSADGPLNLYNAVVTAAARESRGKGVVIAMNGLILGAHGAMKTNTVDVQTFQSPNSGALGYVLNGKVFYNMESLKRHTTGSDFDVTHLDKLPKVGIVYSYSNVEADIMTPFLNNGYQGIVHAGVGNGNIHQNLFPMLEKARQQGILVVRSSRVPTGPTTLDAEVDDNKYQFVASQELNPQKARVLLMLALTKTKDWKKIQEYFNVY; the protein is encoded by the coding sequence ATGAACGGATTAAGAAAACTCAGCCTTATGGCGGCAATGCTGGTATGTACCACATTGGCTGCTGTCGCCCAAAAGCCTAATATCCATATATTGGCTACAGGAGGGACTATTGCCGGAACAGGCGCTTCGGCTACTAAAACAAATTATACTGCCGGACAGGTGGCTATCAGCACATTGCTGGAAGCGGTTCCCGAAGTGAACAAAATAGCCAATGTGACCGGGGAACAGATTGTAAAAATCGGCTCTCAGGACATGAATGATGCCGTATGGCTGACGTTGGCCAAGCGTATCAACGAGCTTTTCAGCCGTGGAGATGTGGACGGTATCGTGATTACCCACGGGACTGACACGATGGAAGAAACCGCCTTTTTCCTGAACTTGACTGTGAAGAGTGACAAGCCTGTTGTATTGGTAGGAGCCATGCGCCCCTCTACGGCCATGAGTGCGGACGGACCGCTGAACTTGTATAATGCAGTAGTCACTGCCGCCGCCAGGGAATCACGGGGAAAAGGTGTCGTAATTGCTATGAATGGTTTGATTTTGGGAGCTCACGGAGCCATGAAGACCAATACGGTGGATGTACAGACTTTCCAGTCCCCTAACTCCGGTGCGTTGGGATATGTATTGAATGGTAAGGTTTTCTATAATATGGAATCTTTGAAACGCCATACCACCGGTTCCGATTTTGATGTAACCCACCTTGACAAGTTGCCGAAAGTAGGTATCGTTTACAGTTATTCCAATGTAGAAGCTGATATCATGACTCCTTTCTTGAATAATGGGTATCAGGGTATTGTTCATGCCGGTGTGGGGAATGGCAACATTCATCAGAATTTGTTTCCGATGTTGGAAAAGGCCCGTCAACAAGGTATTTTGGTAGTGCGTTCCAGCCGTGTTCCTACCGGACCGACTACATTGGATGCTGAGGTGGATGATAATAAATACCAATTTGTGGCCTCACAGGAGTTGAACCCTCAGAAGGCACGTGTGTTGTTGATGCTGGCGTTGACTAAGACAAAAGACTGGAAGAAAATTCAGGAATACTTCAACGTATACTAG
- a CDS encoding porin — protein MKRIMLVCLTAFAVSGTYPLYAQSSGSDFMAGDKSLFEEVTGIKKKTDKFNLYLNMHGDFNMKWNDSGFDRGAFEMKQLRIEMKGDINDWLSYRYRQRLNRGNDGSGNIDNVPTSIDWAGVGIKLNKFSFFAGKQCASYGGIEFDLNPIDIYEYSDMIEHMSNFMTGLNVAYNYNPYQQIQFQVLNSLNGPSEEMYGDLERTKLPLVYTLNWNGNFLDVSKTRWSASVMNETKGEKMYYYALGNEFNFSPKWHAYFDWMYSREGVDRKGIITSIVGTDNQAHNAFNAEYMSYVLHVNYRFAPKWNLFAKGMYETASVYKASDEVEKGKYRTAWGYAGGIEFYPMESNLHFFLAYVGRSYKYTDRAKALGEDNFSTHRVSVGFIWQMPVF, from the coding sequence ATGAAAAGAATAATGTTAGTATGCCTGACAGCCTTTGCTGTCTCAGGCACTTACCCTTTATATGCCCAATCTTCCGGAAGTGATTTCATGGCCGGTGACAAAAGCCTGTTTGAAGAAGTCACCGGTATCAAGAAGAAAACGGACAAGTTCAATCTCTATCTTAATATGCACGGTGATTTCAATATGAAATGGAACGACTCCGGATTTGATCGGGGCGCATTCGAAATGAAGCAACTCCGTATCGAGATGAAGGGAGATATCAATGACTGGTTGAGCTATCGTTACCGTCAGCGTCTGAATCGGGGTAACGATGGTTCCGGCAATATAGATAATGTACCTACCAGCATAGATTGGGCGGGAGTAGGCATCAAATTAAATAAGTTCTCATTTTTCGCCGGAAAGCAATGTGCCTCGTATGGTGGTATAGAATTTGATTTGAATCCGATTGATATTTACGAATATAGTGACATGATAGAGCACATGAGTAACTTCATGACCGGTTTGAATGTGGCATACAACTATAATCCTTATCAGCAGATACAATTTCAGGTATTGAACAGCCTGAACGGGCCGTCCGAGGAGATGTATGGGGATTTGGAACGTACCAAACTGCCGTTGGTTTATACCTTGAACTGGAATGGTAATTTTCTGGATGTTTCCAAAACCCGTTGGTCTGCCTCTGTCATGAACGAAACGAAAGGCGAGAAGATGTATTATTATGCTTTGGGTAATGAGTTTAATTTCAGCCCTAAATGGCACGCCTATTTTGACTGGATGTATTCTCGTGAAGGGGTAGACCGTAAAGGGATTATAACTAGTATAGTAGGAACTGATAATCAGGCACACAATGCTTTTAATGCCGAATATATGTCCTATGTGTTGCATGTGAATTATCGTTTTGCCCCGAAGTGGAACTTGTTTGCAAAAGGAATGTATGAAACGGCTTCCGTTTATAAGGCAAGCGATGAAGTGGAAAAAGGTAAATATCGCACGGCATGGGGATATGCAGGAGGAATAGAATTTTATCCGATGGAGAGCAATCTGCACTTCTTCCTGGCATATGTGGGGCGTTCCTATAAATATACCGATCGTGCGAAGGCATTGGGTGAGGACAATTTCAGTACCCATCGTGTGTCAGTGGGATTCATTTGGCAGATGCCTGTATTCTAG
- a CDS encoding nucleotidyltransferase domain-containing protein, whose translation MRRTEIVDMIRSILHKVAPNAQIILYGSEARGEARPDSDIDLLILVDEPQLTPEYEQEIIRPLYELEVKSGVIISPMIMLRRLWENRPFQTPFSLNVMNEGIVL comes from the coding sequence ATGCGAAGAACCGAAATTGTAGATATGATACGCAGTATCCTCCACAAAGTAGCACCAAATGCCCAAATCATACTTTATGGATCGGAAGCTCGCGGAGAGGCTCGCCCAGACAGTGATATCGATCTGCTTATTCTTGTAGACGAGCCACAGCTTACTCCAGAATACGAGCAGGAAATTATCCGTCCGCTTTATGAACTGGAAGTAAAATCGGGAGTTATTATCAGCCCAATGATTATGCTGCGCAGATTATGGGAGAACCGTCCCTTTCAGACTCCGTTTTCGCTGAACGTAATGAATGAAGGGATAGTGTTATGA
- a CDS encoding dicarboxylate/amino acid:cation symporter translates to MKRLKIGLLARIIIAIALGIGFGNVLPGELVRVFVTFNGIFSEFLGFIIPLIILGLVTPAIADIGKEAGKMLVITTLVAYGATLFSGFLSYFTGVTLFPSMIAPGAPIEQISEAHDISPFFTVGIPPVMNVMTSLILAFTLGLGIAHLDSTALKNVCNDFKEIIVKTIQTVILPLLPIYIFGIFLNMTHSGQVYNILMVFIKIIGVIFLLHIFLLVFQYTIAALFVHRNPFKLLGKMMPAYFTALGTQSSAATIPVTLRQTIKNGVTEDIAGFVIPLCATIHLSGSTLKIVACALALMIMQGMPFDFPMFAGFIFMLGITMVAAPGVPGGAIMAALGILSSMLGFGESEQALMIALYIAMDSFGTACNVTGDGAIALIIDKFFGKKNHRPIQ, encoded by the coding sequence ATGAAGAGGTTAAAAATCGGCTTATTAGCCCGGATTATCATCGCCATCGCATTGGGTATAGGATTCGGAAACGTTCTTCCCGGCGAACTGGTGAGAGTATTTGTGACTTTCAACGGGATCTTCAGCGAGTTCCTGGGTTTCATCATTCCGTTGATTATTCTCGGGCTGGTCACTCCCGCCATTGCCGATATCGGCAAGGAGGCGGGAAAGATGCTGGTAATCACAACGTTGGTGGCATACGGCGCCACTTTGTTCTCCGGATTCCTGTCTTATTTCACCGGAGTGACTTTATTCCCTTCCATGATCGCTCCGGGAGCACCGATAGAACAAATCAGTGAAGCGCATGACATTTCTCCGTTCTTCACCGTAGGCATTCCTCCGGTGATGAATGTGATGACTTCCTTGATCCTGGCCTTCACGCTAGGTCTGGGCATCGCACATCTGGATAGTACAGCGCTGAAAAACGTATGTAACGATTTCAAAGAAATCATAGTCAAGACCATCCAGACGGTGATTCTGCCCCTGCTGCCTATCTATATATTCGGTATATTCCTGAATATGACTCATTCCGGACAGGTATATAACATTCTGATGGTATTCATTAAAATTATCGGAGTAATTTTCCTGCTTCACATCTTCCTGCTGGTTTTTCAATATACCATTGCAGCGCTGTTTGTGCACCGGAACCCGTTCAAACTACTGGGAAAGATGATGCCTGCCTATTTCACAGCATTGGGCACACAGTCATCGGCGGCCACCATTCCGGTGACTTTGCGGCAGACCATCAAGAATGGGGTTACGGAGGATATAGCCGGATTTGTCATTCCGCTATGCGCCACAATTCATCTGTCGGGAAGCACGCTGAAGATTGTCGCTTGCGCACTGGCACTGATGATTATGCAAGGAATGCCTTTTGATTTCCCCATGTTTGCAGGATTTATCTTTATGCTGGGAATTACAATGGTAGCCGCACCTGGAGTACCGGGAGGAGCCATCATGGCTGCATTGGGGATCCTGTCTTCCATGCTGGGATTCGGAGAAAGTGAACAGGCTTTGATGATAGCACTTTACATTGCCATGGATAGTTTCGGCACTGCTTGCAATGTGACGGGCGATGGGGCTATCGCATTGATTATTGATAAGTTTTTCGGGAAGAAAAACCACCGGCCTATACAATAG
- the gnd gene encoding decarboxylating NADP(+)-dependent phosphogluconate dehydrogenase, whose amino-acid sequence MEKADIGLIGLGVMGQNLALNLADKGWKVVVWNRTVPGKEENVVDNFIANRAKGKGIIGSNELTDFVEALKAPRVILLMVQAGPAVDELMGKLLPLLDKGDILIDGGNSYYEDTERRVKELYDKGMYFVGCGISGGEEGALHGASIMPGGAQEAWPVIQPMLKSIAAKAEDGTPCCEWVGPGGAGHYVKMVHNGIEYGDMQLIAESYFAMKHLLALKNEQMADIFEQWNKGRLHSYLIEITSAILRHKEQGGGYLLDNILDAAGQKGTGRWSVINSLQLNTPLDVIAEAVFARNLSAEKNLRVLMSQHYMHVENHPVYNYQDTVAGLESTLYAARLIGYAQGFALMRTASEQYGWKLDLSTIALLWRAGCIIRSAFLNDIAEAYRRAPGLSHLLLDEHFGREVTEALPAWKKYIGVMLKEGLPVPVLSAALNYFLGLTTNHSPANMIQAMRDYFGAHTFERVDSPRGEFFHEHWEDNY is encoded by the coding sequence ATGGAAAAGGCAGATATAGGATTAATCGGATTAGGCGTGATGGGGCAGAACCTTGCTCTGAATCTCGCTGACAAGGGATGGAAGGTCGTAGTATGGAACCGTACCGTTCCCGGAAAAGAAGAAAATGTAGTAGATAACTTTATAGCAAACCGTGCCAAAGGAAAAGGTATCATAGGCAGTAATGAACTGACGGATTTTGTCGAAGCGCTGAAAGCTCCGCGTGTCATCCTCTTGATGGTACAGGCAGGTCCGGCTGTCGATGAACTGATGGGTAAGCTGCTTCCTTTACTGGATAAGGGCGATATCCTCATTGATGGAGGGAACTCTTATTATGAAGATACGGAACGTCGTGTGAAGGAACTTTATGATAAAGGAATGTACTTTGTAGGTTGCGGTATCTCAGGAGGTGAGGAGGGTGCTCTGCATGGAGCGTCCATCATGCCTGGTGGTGCGCAAGAGGCATGGCCGGTCATTCAGCCGATGCTGAAAAGTATTGCGGCAAAAGCCGAGGACGGCACTCCGTGTTGCGAATGGGTGGGGCCCGGTGGGGCAGGCCACTATGTGAAGATGGTGCACAATGGCATAGAATATGGGGATATGCAGTTGATAGCTGAAAGTTATTTCGCCATGAAGCATCTGCTGGCATTGAAGAACGAACAGATGGCGGATATTTTTGAACAATGGAACAAAGGACGCCTGCACAGTTACCTGATAGAGATTACTTCAGCCATTCTGCGTCATAAAGAACAAGGAGGCGGTTATTTGCTCGACAACATTCTGGATGCTGCCGGGCAAAAAGGAACGGGTCGTTGGAGTGTCATTAACTCTCTGCAACTCAATACGCCGCTGGACGTGATTGCCGAAGCTGTTTTTGCCCGTAATCTGTCGGCGGAGAAGAACTTGCGTGTGCTGATGTCCCAGCATTATATGCATGTGGAGAATCATCCGGTATATAATTATCAGGATACGGTGGCCGGATTGGAGAGTACCTTGTATGCCGCCCGTCTGATAGGTTATGCGCAAGGGTTTGCTCTGATGCGCACTGCCAGTGAGCAATATGGCTGGAAATTGGATCTTTCCACCATCGCCCTGTTGTGGCGTGCCGGATGCATTATCCGTTCCGCTTTCTTGAACGACATTGCCGAGGCCTATCGCCGTGCGCCGGGATTGTCGCATCTGTTGCTGGACGAGCATTTCGGACGGGAAGTAACGGAAGCCCTGCCCGCGTGGAAGAAATACATCGGCGTCATGTTGAAAGAAGGATTGCCCGTACCTGTACTTTCCGCAGCGTTGAATTATTTTCTGGGTCTGACCACCAACCATTCCCCGGCTAATATGATTCAGGCGATGCGTGATTATTTCGGAGCTCATACCTTCGAGCGTGTGGACAGTCCACGGGGGGAATTTTTCCACGAACATTGGGAAGACAACTATTGA